The region GAGCCGTGGAATGAGAGAGTATACCCCACCCTTCATACTCATTAAAGACCAGTTTTCACACTCACCAGATATAGTCTTTATCTCCATTCTCAGCCTTTTCAATAATGAGTTGAGTATCAAAAAGGACAAAGCCACACATGACCACCAGCCCCACATACAGGTTTGCCTAGCAAAGGAAGAGTGAGATGAGGTCACCACCCGGCTGACAATGCAGAGATGAGAACCCGCCACGCGCTTCTCTGGCGCTTGGCCACTTGAGAGTACATCAAATGCTAACCCTCCTGACAAACACAATCCtgcacttaattattttttatgtcacTGTAAGAGCTTCAATCATTTTAACAAGGAGCCACTGTTGGACTGGCTTTAGAAAAATGATCTCTGAGCAAACTATCCTCCCCACTGCAATGCCCAACCTCTGCTCAGTCTGTACTTTCACCTGTAGCAGAAGGATCCACCCCAGGAGGGTTAGTGGGGAGGCTTTAAGGGCACTGCCAGCAAAGATGAGAATTCTGGAGAATATCTTGCTTTAGGGGGTTAAGCAAGAAACAGAAGTAAGAGGCAAATGGCTGCTGGAGAGTTATGTGCAAAGTCTCACCTGGAAAAGCCAAACGGATCCAAAGAAAAGATTTGCCAGGGAAGACAGGAGCATCAGGCTCATGGCCGACATCAGGATACCTGTAAGAGATGACAAAATGCCGTCCTGAGAAAAGCCAAAGCAGAGAAATCCCATTAAGTTCATTCTTTACTTTCCCTTCAAAATGAAGGCTTTCAATTTCAACCCAACAGTCTCAAGTTGGAGGGTAGGGAAAGGGTCCTTGTGAGAATCCTGGCTGAAGCGGAGACCCTCTCCCTGCTTTTCAATCCACACATACCTCCCAGAAAGAGGTAGCTACGGCGCCTGGCATAGAGTGCACTCAGGGTGAAGCAGGTGAAGATCATTGCTGTGCCCATGAAGGCAGTGGGAAGGATGCTGTTAAAGGAAAAGACCATTATACCAAGGGCACAGGTATATCACCTACATTTAAAAGGTATATTCATAAGAGGAGAAATATGTAAGACACTACTAACACAGTTACCTGGGGTTGATGGCAATGCACAAGTCCAGAGCAGGGCCCAGGCCAACtcctagaaaacaaaaaaccccagaacaCAGTATTACCACCAATTCTTGAAGAGGACCCTCATCCAAGAGCTGATCATCAGTAGCTTAGGCATGCCTACGGTCctagaaaacaacaaaacacgtGGGCTAAAGTAATCAAATCTCTCTCTCCCATCCTCAACTGTTTTCCAGAGAACGTATACTTGACAGAGCTGCAAAACTGTCCTCTTGGCTAAAAATCATGGATGACCCAGGAGGAACAGAGATTAGGAAAAATGAAGCAGGCACATCAAACATTTTTGAGGTAAACTGCAAGGCTGCAAACTCTGAAGAGCAGTGATGTGAGACTAATGTGGGCCAGACCAGGAATTAGAACAGAAGAAAAGGATAAAGAGCAAAGCAGTGCCTTGTGGCCAACAACCTGTAGTCATGCGGACTGACTTCCTTTGTAGCAGAAAAGGCCAGACCGGTTCTGTAGGTGGACACCTGCCAAGAGGAGGGTGCAGCAGCAACCTGCTCCAGCCCCCACATCTCCTCTACTCTGGCTATTCTCTCTCCAGATAATCCCACCTCTTTAATAGCTGCAAGCACAAGCTTTCCCTGATCTAAAAATCTTAATCTCTAAATCCCTTCCCTTCTACAATTTCTTCAACACTGTATAGATTAGACATACTAAGAACGAGTTGTACTAACTCAAATACTGCTTTGCAAGTATTTTTATTATGTAGCTTGAGACCTGTTTCCCTTAATGATAATTCTAGAAGAGCtgtgcttttaattcttttcttgagAATCAGCAAAGTGCCCTGTAGGATGGATCTCAATGAATGGCTTTAATTAACTGTCTGCAAGATTTAGAACAGATGCTCCTAAGGTAGTTGCCAGTGTGGGTCCAACTAAGTCAGATTCTTAGGCCTAGTTTAGTCTCATGTCCACTGTTAACAAGTTACACTATGTAAGCTCGTGAACCTCATTCATTCAAGCACACGAACGCTTATTTTTGGATACAAAAGTAGAAGTCACAGTTACTAGGCACAAAGAGCTTACCGTCCCGGATGGGGAAGCAAGACGCACCTATATGAAATGAGAAAGCAGTACAAGGCACACTCAAATACAAGGCAAGACAGTGCAGTGTGCCAGATGGGGTGTCTCAGAATAAACACATTATCTTGGATCTTAGTCTAAAGAGTATTAAAAATAGTTTCCCTCCCTTAAAATTAAACCAATCCCTTAACACACCTGTAAGGAAAGCAAATCCAGCAAGAAGTCCCAGTCTTTTTTGCTCAGTTTCATGGCTATGAGGTGTCGCCATCAGCCAAATCATCAACCCCAGGGAGCCCAAGGCAGAGAGCAGGCCAGCCTGTCAGATGCAGAGTCAATAATTAAATGCTTGAAAGTATCAAATTTATTTTGCAGGAGACCTTACTGGGTTCAAACAGTCATCTGAACTTCCTAATATTTGCTTCTAGAAAAGGCAGTGACGGCTGAAGATAGAAACCAGAAGCCCTGAAGGACAGGGTTAGGACCACAGTGGATGCTGCAGGCTCTTCTAGCCTCTTCTTGTCCATCAGCTACCACTACCCAAGTCAAATTATAAGCTTTgcccaagaaatagaaaagatgaatCAAAGCGACAAGTGCTTGAAGCACGTTCCAATCTGCACAAGTAGAAATGACCCCTTCTTGAtcactttaaaacacacacaaatagatatacacacacagagagaaaaaaactgaatgtCTGTATCTCCCCCATCACAAATTCATGTTTAAATCCAACCCCCAATGTAATGGTATTTGGAAGTGGTatctttggaaggtgattaggtcacaGGGCAGAGCCTTCACGAAGGGAGATTAGTGACTttataaaagagatcccagaGAGCTCCTCTGCTCTTTCTACCATATGGGGATACAGGAGAAGATGATGATCGTTTACATAGGAAGCTGGCCCTCACCACACAACAAATCTGCCAGtgccatgatcttggacttcccagcctcccaaaCTGTGAGAAACATTtgtcatttaagccacccagtctacggcATTctattacagcagcctgaacGAAGTGAGATGGAGGGTAAGAACCAAAAGGTTAAGAGTAATTTTGGTGTGATGGGATTGTGGGGTTTTGTATCTCCTTCCTATCACtagtttattttccaaattccCTACAATAAACATGCATTAGttttgtaagagaaaaaaaattttttttttcttcaaaagagaGCAAGTGGGAAAAGTAACAGGCATTAGAGAGGAAAATCATTAAGGATGTGTGTAGACACTGAAGTctgttccttcttttatttttatttatttatttttttgttccttcttttaAAGATAGGGTCGATCCTTATTTTTCACAGTAGGCTCCATAAAGTCACTGTGAGCAATTAATGAATACTGAACAAATGCTCCTGGAGGAAATAAAGGTTTAAGTTCTTTTGAGCCTCTCATCACAGTATTTTCAACAACTGATCAATACGTAACCTCGTTTTATGTGTTTTTTGCTTAAAGACACTTTGATATATACTGTTGACTCATTAACACAGACCTCCTGCCCAACAGCActgtaactcatgcctgaacaaaGCTTATCTCACACACGTATTTTCTCCAAAAGACGTATCACAGTCCTGCACGTAGCTACACCAGACAGCGCTTTAGTGCTATGCCTGGGGccattttaaatatcaaaatcaccaacaaaaatgacaaaaatgcaaaaaatgtgGCACTCAATAAACTATGAAAAGGACATTTGTTTATAGAATGAGAGCTTGGAATAAGGCAGTGCTGCCTTGTTCCACCTCAGCTAGAATACGGTGCAATGGGCAACTCAAATTTTTTGCTGCTCTGTGTATGGCAGCAACTGTTTGCAAAAGCACTGTGAAGACTGATTTTAGGGTTACAAATGAATTTTGGCGAGCAGGTAAATTCACAAATACGGAATCCATGAATAATGAGAATGACTGTATTTTACTACAttacttaaacaaacaaaacaaccagaAACCAAAAGGGCCACCTTTGCCTAAAAGGTGGAATGTGTTTTAGTCTAAATCTGAGGGATCAAAGCCCTATCTGAGTGTTTAGAGTAACTTTTCATACAGCGCCTGCAGAGGACACTTCTCCTCAGCAGTGGCAAATGCCAACACAGGCACACCCCTGTATTACGCTAAAAACGACACTAAAAGGGATAAGTCTTAGTCAGCAAGCCTTCAAACTTCTTGGCTATTCCTCAGCTGTCCGTCTTATTGCTGCCAGTCAAACCCAAACTCCCCCTCAATGCAGGAAAACAAGTTGTTGAAGGTTTTCACTCAATCACGCAGATAGAAGTGTATCAAAGAATAAAATGGGTCAAATTCTTTAAGGTCTCAACCCTGCCTCTCCTGATAATTAATCATACAATCAGTGTTTTGTATCCAAGTACTCCACAGTCATTCCAgcaaaaaagaggaagaatggaagaaaaaaggcTACTGTGCAGAACCATCCCAGCACGCACGTCAAGCCTCTGCTCAGTGGGTGGGGGTCCAGTACGTCAGCAGCACACCACTCAGTGTCAGGGTCAAGACATCCTGTTTGCAGTATCCAgagagggcacagctgccagaaATGGCTCGGCATGTCCTGACTTACAGACTGGCTCTGGCTAGGTTCAGATCCCAAACTACTGAAAAGGACTAAGGAGGGGCATAGGCTTGGACCACCCTGCTGAGCTAGTTTCTTCCTAATGCAATGTGCCACAGCAACTAGAAGAAAAACCTGCTCTTACCTGAATGAAACGGGTGACCACATGGACATAGGCCCCCGCGGCCGCCACAAACATACAGAGGGCAAAACTGGCATAGACCTTCTTCAGGTGCTGCTGTGTCGATGGGGTTCTAGGAAAGAATGTTAATAATGGCCATCACTCTGGGACCAATCTCATCTCTAAGCTAAgaataatttttctctcttcttcccagggtatatatgaaagttataatacaacaacaaaaaaataaggcTTTGAAAAATAGGTTAACAAACAAAATCTTAAATGCTGAGGAAGAGCCCAAAGCCCCAAATTATGAACAATCGGTACCCAAATTAGAATAACTAAATGGCTTTCCAGTGACCACACAGTAGCCCTTAGAATTTGCTGCTTTTATCAGATCCTCTGGATTCCAGCAAAGTTAATATGTTAATTTATACATACAAAAGTTAATACactaggaaaaggaaaaaaaaaacaagatatgAAAGGAAATGTAATAAGGAAATACAGCCAAGGTCAAAGCACTTACAtgtgggaaaattttaaaagtgcatCAAAGTTGATCTTCCGATCAAATATGTTCATGATGCTAGAGTCTGTGGGACACAGCCTCCGCTCTGTAGAATCAAGGATATAAGacaagttattttaaatatacaaggACATATAAAATAACAACTTTCTTATAAAAAATAGCAAcatacaagtttaaaaaaaatgaaagttatcGAAAATCCCACTGCCCTAACACcactttcatttttatgtatttccttcTAAAGTATATTTGCAATCATACCCAACCATTTTAAAGTggacaaaggaaaacaaacctATCTTCTTCTCCTCCCCAAATTGTTTCATTACTAGAATTTGATTTCTATTCTTTCAGAAGGTAACTTGCCCCTTTAAGACAGTTtgtatactgtataccagaaattgacgcaacattgtaaactgactatacttcaataaaaaaagaatgcaaaggggagggtatagctcagtggtagagcacatggttagcacgcatgaggtccagggttcaatccccacccagtccctccattaaaagataaataaataaataaacctaattatctccccaccttcaaaaaaataaagacagtttgTTTGTTAAGAAATTCTCAATTAGCAATCTAGTTAAAAGGGACTCATTCTTACTGGAATATAAAGCAATTTATGTCATTGTTTAAAGATGCCAGAGAACTCCCTCAGTAAAGGCATAGACgcttaaagataaaaaaaagataaagctgGGTCTGGCACTAggacttgcattttaaaaatatacatttagaaATGCATTTTAGAACTAAACTGAAAGGgatctacaattttaaaaagaagaaagttccTCTCTGaaaaagggattttttaaaaacacaatttcaGAACCTTTCCTACCAAAGAGAATAGTACAAGGAATTTCTGCATTCTTCACCCAGATTTCCTAAATGCTAGTATTTCACCATATTTGCTTTATCTCCCACCCTCATACACAGCAATATATAgagacttaaaaattttttctaaccATGCAAGACACAATGCCCCCTTACACCTAAACAGTACATATACCCTGAAAAcaatgatcaaaatcaggaaattaacaatGATAATACTATCTTCTGATCTACAGATCTTATTCAGATCTTGTGAACTGTCCCAACTGTCAGAAAGGGCATTTTAAAACTGAACTATACCCAGGTTACATTACATTGATACCATAAAGTCAGGATCTTAGGTTTCACTCACTGCCCATGCCACATGCACATTATATAAACACGTTTAATCTATAGAACTAAAAATCTAATCAAGAGCTTTCATCTTTCCTAAGTATCAATACTCAACATTCTTATTAGACCCATAATAACCCATTCATTTCAAATCAGCCAAAAAGGGGAGGTGATGAGGGGATTAAAACACAAAAGGTTTAAGCTGTTTGAAAGACAGGCCAACTACTCACGCTCACTCTATCAGCACCTAGCCCAAGGCTCAGCAAAATTAATCTAGGTAGTAAGAGTTACAAtctcgggggaagggtatagctcaagtggtagagcgcatgtttaagcacgcacaaggtcctgggttcaaccccccagtacctcctctaaaaataaataaataaatctaattatacacctctcttaaaaaagaaaaaaaataagagttacAATCTCCAAACCAACTTCCTGAGGAATCCTGGGCCAGTGGAAAGATGCCATTCTTAGAACTCACAAGCAACACTACCATTTGTTTCTGGAGGCTCTCTCTCACACATCAAACAAGTTCAACGGCTGGCttgctttcatttcctctttcctttcgcACCAGCATCCCTACTCACCCCAATTGTATTCTTAGTTCTGTTCTGAAAAATGGATACAGTGAGAAGCTGCAGAACCTACTAACGCTGTTCCTCTCACCTCTAAGTCACGGGGCTCTGGGCCCTCTTGATCTAGATGGTGCAATTATTGCAGGCTGTTGCACAGCCAACCACAGCCTTCTATAACCATGATGAATATGTCCTCTAGAGAGCACACTTACAGGATGGCAGAATCCAGCACCTGGAAAGTGTCTTTGTTTAAAACTTCCATTAACAGCCCTAATGACATCCCTAGACAGAACTTGCAACAGTACTGAAGCAACCTTCAGAGCCAAGTTTCTCAGTATTCACAACAAAGCTAGAGTGCCTCTTGCTTCCAATTTCAAGAGTTAAAAAGGAGGGAGGTGTTTCAATTCTCAAATACCCTGGGGATTTTTAGTCAGAAAGGGGCAATGCTCTGTAACCAGACCCCACTGAGTGGAAACTGTGGGAGGGGAGAATGGCAGAAACTCTTCTTTCCCAGTTTGCTCTTTGCCATTTTCCAGGGGGTATTAACTGTTTCACTTAGAACTGCAggtagaaaaaacaaaaccatcaaAGGCTGGGAGGTAGGGAAGTGTCAAATAAGAATTCCTCCATGATTTAGCACCTTGtgatttaaaatcattaaaaaattaattaaatacaaCCAGTTTTGCAACATTACTaccaattctaaaatttaaatgaaatatgtaaCTAACAAATTTTCTAGATGCAAAGGTCCACAGCAATTTTAGTAGCACTTTTATGGGGAAAAATGCAATAAAGCATACATTTATTTCAGAACTGTTAAAATTAGAGGGGGAAAAAGTTAGGTCTTAGAACCAAGGAAACATGATAGTTTGCTCTTGGTCTGTTCCAAATAGACAAGAACTAATATACAGATAAGTAATGAGTTAAAACTGTTCTTACAAGTTTTGCCAGACAGACTAAACTTACCAGTTTTTTATCTTAGCTTCAACTACTTGTGCTCAGAAGCTGCACATAAAAGATACCCACATTGCAAGGGTTCATATGCAAACTCAGCTGAACAAGATTAAATTGCATTCATAATTCAAAAATAGCAGCTCCCataccaaaaatattttcagtccCAGGAAAAGTTAGCTCTCAACAGGGCTTGAAGTATTCAAATCCATTAAGGGGAGGGGGAACCcggtgggggagggcggggcaggagggtatagctcggtggtagagttgtgtgcttagcatacacaaggtcctaggttcaacctccagtatatccattaaaaaaagataaacacaacaaaacccccaaaacaaaccaCTAACCAGGTAACTTGGCTAAAATTCCAGAGGGGTCCCTAAGTGAAAAATCTTTCTTGAAAAAATTgtacattaaaatgataaattttatgttatgtatacttTACCACAACAAAGGGAAAAACTACATTAcaagttactttaaaattattcaatATAGCAATTCCTCTAATAGACATCTAAGCCCATGACAAAGTGGATACCTACCACagtaagtgtttaaaaaaaaaaaaaaaaaaaaaaccccaaggtGGATACAGTATTAGTCTGTTTCACCCTGGACCACAGCTCATCAAATCTGGAAACTGGATCCTCTCTCCCACTCCCCAGTTCTATGCTCAAATCAAACAGGGAGGTAGACAGTGCCTCCTAGACTCATGGGAAATATGCCTGCATTGCGTATGTAAATGAGAAGTAACCGTTCGGTGCTAAATCATAACCACATTCCTTTAATTTAGTTCAGGATTCATTTTATGCCTTCATCCTTAGAAAGGCAGAATACCAAAACTTGTCAGAATCTGTCAAAATTTGTCATGTATATAATAGCGCTAAAGCTTTGTTGGAAGTGTCACCATATGTGGTTCTCCAGGCTGGCCTCCTCTGCCAGAgccaccccaaaacaaaacaaaacaaaacaaaaaacttactgCATAGTtttatcaagaaaagaaaaacttaaggGTCTGCTTTCAtttgaggagggaggggcagcagaagcaggaaggaggaGACAGATATTTTTAACAATGAACATCTATGTCTTCTTACATATTGTTAAATCTCTTGTTTTGTTCTAGGAATCTTCCTTACCCTTTtcctaaaacaaaatattattatcAAGGGCCAAGctttaaattaaacaaacaaaaaaaatctcctCAATCTTTATGCCAACACCTATTAAGTACAATGCATATGAAACATGGCTGAGTGGACAAAAGCAATGCAAAACAATCATGTATTtagcattcattaaaaaaaaaaaaccctttgcctttgaaaaaaagaaaagcttgctGACTGCTGAAGCCAGCACAGAAGCTGCCTCAGCATATACAATTTAACAACATTAAACCAGCAAGTCAAAGAAACACAGTTCAcacatttaattaaacatttagtTGTGAATTATATGGTTCTTCATTCCTGTTGTAGTAATTCAGCCATCTTGAATCCTGTTCCCACACATCCAGAAGGACCAAATTGATACTTGAGAGAAGAAAAATCCCATTTGATTaaaaagagaaggggaagggacTGTAGTAGTAGTTCTTAGTTAATTTTAGTAGTTCTTCCTATTGAATAGTTTTAAGACTCTGTATAACCACATCTCTAGCATcgtggttaagagcatggcctGCTGCGTTTGAATCCTGGCTATTTCCTTAGCTGTGTGATGCAGCAAGTTTTTGGCACTTAGCATCACTGTGCTTccggtttcctcatttgtaaaataattacACATAATATtccctacttcatagggttgagGACTAAGTGAGATAATACAAATAAAGTGCTTAAAATAGTGCCTCATACATAAGACCAGCTCAATATAACAACCATTGTTTTACTACTGTAACTCATTATTCATGTCCTAAATACatgattttcccttttaaaagtcTGATTTTAGAAGACATTTATCATAGGCCTAATTTACATATgctctgcattttaattttaaaaatattattcaaccattaaCCCAGAGCTAGCTATATCCTGAAGGTTTAATATCTACCCAAAGGACAGAGTAAAATTaaatgggggttgggggaagccTAAGAAAACTATAAACTGGAATTTAAGAGTCTCAtgctctaccaactgagctagcTGGGTGCCTATAAACTGGAATTTAAAGGAACTTGATAAATCTTATTActgattaaaatgatttttgtttCAATGGCATGTCTCTCCTCTGGCACACTTACTCTACCTCCTGTCCCCCAGGACCACAAAGGTGTTTTGAGACAGCCTAATAACCACTAAGTGATAATCTGATATGGTAGAGAATTTGATGAAGTAAATGTTCATTAGCCTGATGCTTTCCTTGCCACCCCTAGGAGATAGGTCAGTTTGGTTTCTGGAAATCTAAGGAATTCTGTTTTGACTAGTGCTTTGATCGTCCTAGATTTGGACTCCAGATGTCCCAGCCCATCATTTACTTGGACCAAAATCCCTGGATTAGGTAGCACTGAATCTCTAGGGGGCTGTCTCAGAACCAAACCAGTAATTGGAGATGGAATGGCTACTGccttcaataaattattttttttgcaCCACACTGACACTACTGAATCTCCCTATCAGCCCAACTGTTTGACAGACACTGAATCATAAAAAGGTCCTAATGTCCTAAATACATAATCATCCTCCAGTATAAACCAGCAATCCCTCCCTAATAACACCATATTTAGCCCAAATGAGAGCAAGCACAGATTAGGACAAGCAGCACACCCACTCCACTCAACCCTCAACCTTGCAGctctttttttcaatttggattcCAGCTACTTGtgcacacacttttctcacacaTTTGGTTTTAAGCACCTTGAGAGACGAGCTTACATGATTCATCTCACTATCCCCCATACTTAGGCACAACCAGGAGTCTCCAGAGTAAGTCTCGACCCCATTAGCTAATCAAGAGTGCAGCAACTTAAAAGCAACACTCCCTAGCTGGCTCAGAGGAACCTACCTTAAAGAGGTCACTCAAGTGGCCCTAAAAGTCAATCTCTACAGTGTTTCTCTCCTTGGCTGGAAcactgttttggaaaatataaatgtgtataataTAAAAGCTACTCCACAAAATTTGGTTAGAAACTCTAGAGGAAAACAGGGTGGAGTGAAAGACACTTCTACCAGATTCTACAGCCAAGtcagagaagcaaaggaaaatttAGCAGAGAGCATCAAGAGAATATTCAGTGTTTTCTCCGAGGAGACTAATACCCTTGGGTAGTTTATGAAATAAAGTGAAACTCTTCAGGCCAGCAATAGTACCTTCTATAACAATGCCACTGACTACGTTTATACGAAATTTTACAACTTTCAAAGTGTTTTAGTAAATAGATTACCCACTGATCTTCAATCCATGAAAAAAGGGCAATAATGATTAGTCCTactttaaagattaaaaagaaagttcAAAAAGGCAGCATAACAGTGGCACAAGCACTGGAGTTGGAGTCACAAGTCCTGCCGTTTTTCTACCACATAACTTTGGGAAAATCATTTTACCTAAGGTCACCTagatttccttatctgtaagataGGGTGATTAGCTAACATCTCCTCTACCAAGTTTACTGAATGCCAACACGAAAATctgggtggggaaaaaaaatctgtgtgaaaTTACTGTAAAGTGCTAAATACTTTATAATGGACATTAAAAGGACATTAGTATTGGCCAacctcagaaagttaaaaagtAGAGCCAGAAGCAGGTTAGAGGTCTTCTGACCTCTAAAGTCTGGTGCTCTATTATTACACCCTACAGTAGAAAAGCAAGTTTTCATTAAGGCAGTTTCAACAATAGGTCAAGAGAaatcttaaacaacaaaaaatgctgATTCCCATTATACTTTTCTGTACTTTTCAGCATTTCTACAACAAGTATGAACCACATGAATAATcaggaaaagaaaccagaaatgcTGACTAAAAATCTGgattaattttctctttcctattctTTAGGAGAGTGAGACTTGTGGATCAaaagtggggaagggagagaagggaagagggtaCTAAGCCATGTTTCCACAGCAAGATAAATGGAAGGAGGAAACTCTGAATCCAAATTACAGACTGCATTTCTCAAGGATTCAACCATTCTGTCCCCACTGGAAGAAAATGGCAGAGAATCTAAATGTTAACATATTCTTGAAGCCAGAACAAAAAGTATTAGGCAAAGAGGAATAAGAAAACACCAAAGAGAGTAAATCTAATAATTACAGACGTGTGTTTGCAGAAGCCATAAGAAATGTGGTTATGCAACTTTAATCttgaactgaatttttttaagtctgcttttacttttttttacttttttttattgagttatagtcagtttacaatgttacgtcaatttccagtgtagagcacaacttttcagttatacatgaacgtacatattcATTGTCGtgttctttttcgctgtgagctaccacaagattgaACTGAATTCTTAAACTACACATTTAACCAAAAGATAAACTTGAAATAAATATCAGTAAATAACTACAAAAATCCATTCGCCATTAACCTTTAACCTTGAAATCTTTGTCTATGTTTTCAGGCACAGTCAGCTCTTCTATGCGGTTACACATTCACAAGTTAACTATTGCTAGAACAGAGTCTCAAGTTCAGAGAGGTTTTTGTTGTTCGGTCAATGAAAGGCTGATGGGGCAGGCAATGCAACCTGGGCTGGCACGGGGCTGCAATTCCTCgcttaataaatacacaaaaacacCACACCTCCAGCAAGTaggttcaagaaaaaaaaaagaaaaaaacaaaaccgcCCAACTACGCCTTTCCACAGCGGACTTTGAGAAAGACGCCCACAAGGCTCAGG is a window of Camelus bactrianus isolate YW-2024 breed Bactrian camel chromosome 12, ASM4877302v1, whole genome shotgun sequence DNA encoding:
- the TMBIM6 gene encoding bax inhibitor 1; the protein is MNIFDRKINFDALLKFSHITPSTQQHLKKVYASFALCMFVAAAGAYVHVVTRFIQAGLLSALGSLGLMIWLMATPHSHETEQKRLGLLAGFAFLTGVGLGPALDLCIAINPSILPTAFMGTAMIFTCFTLSALYARRRSYLFLGGILMSAMSLMLLSSLANLFFGSVWLFQANLYVGLVVMCGFVLFDTQLIIEKAENGDKDYIWHCVDLFLDFVTLFRKLMMILAMNEKDKKKEKK